Proteins encoded within one genomic window of bacterium:
- a CDS encoding aminotransferase class III-fold pyridoxal phosphate-dependent enzyme: MSNASWWERAREALPGGVNSPVRAFKSVGGEPFFAKRAEGAYLIDVDGNRYVDYIGSWGPMIAGHAHPAVLEAVSRTMVDGLSFGVPNALEVTMAETVRRLVPSMEMMRMVNSGTEATLSAIRLARGATGRTRLVKFEGCYHGHGDSFLEKAGSGA, from the coding sequence ATGAGCAACGCCTCCTGGTGGGAGCGCGCGCGGGAGGCGCTGCCCGGCGGCGTCAACTCGCCGGTGCGCGCCTTCAAGTCGGTCGGCGGCGAGCCCTTCTTCGCCAAGCGCGCCGAAGGCGCCTACCTGATCGACGTGGACGGCAACCGCTACGTGGACTACATCGGCAGCTGGGGCCCGATGATCGCCGGCCACGCGCACCCCGCGGTGCTCGAGGCGGTGTCGCGCACGATGGTGGACGGCCTGAGCTTCGGCGTGCCCAATGCGCTGGAAGTGACGATGGCCGAAACCGTGCGCCGCCTCGTGCCGTCCATGGAAATGATGCGCATGGTGAACTCGGGCACCGAGGCCACGCTGTCGGCCATCCGCCTGGCGCGCGGCGCCACCGGCCGCACCCGCCTGGTGAAGTTCGAGGGCTGCTACCACGGCCACGGCGACAGCTTCCTGGAGAAGGCCGGCTCGGGTGCGC